In a single window of the Rhodoferax saidenbachensis genome:
- the ugpB gene encoding sn-glycerol-3-phosphate ABC transporter substrate-binding protein UgpB, with translation MAIAAITAAAFSVPAQAQTEIQWWHSMTAVNGEWVNDLAKEFNASQKDYKIMPTFKGTYDESMTAAVAAFRAGNAPHILQVFEVGTATMMASKGAVVPVGKVMTDAGYKFDPKVYIPAVAGYYTSPAGQMLSFPFNSSTTVFYYNKDAFKAAGLDTEKAPATWAEVALAAAKLKASGHKCPISLSWQGWTQLESFSAWHNVEFASKQNGLAGLDARMKVNTPLHIRHIENLANMAKQGLFVYKGRGNVPEASFVSGECAMMTTSSGFYGNVKKNAKFAFGLAPLPYYQDVPGAPQNTVIGGASLWVMAGKKAEEYKGIAKFFDFLSKPEVQSASHKRTGYLPITTAAYQLTEKSGFYKENPGTDVAVTQMVRKVTDKSRGIRLGNYVQIRAIEDEELEQVWAGKKTAKEALDAIVKRGNEQLERFEKANK, from the coding sequence ATGGCCATTGCCGCCATCACCGCAGCCGCTTTTTCCGTCCCCGCCCAGGCCCAGACCGAAATCCAGTGGTGGCACTCCATGACCGCCGTGAATGGCGAATGGGTCAACGACCTGGCCAAGGAATTCAACGCCAGCCAAAAAGACTACAAGATCATGCCCACGTTCAAGGGCACCTATGACGAGTCCATGACCGCTGCCGTGGCCGCCTTCCGCGCCGGTAACGCACCGCACATCCTGCAGGTGTTTGAAGTGGGCACGGCCACCATGATGGCCAGCAAGGGCGCTGTGGTCCCGGTGGGCAAGGTCATGACCGACGCCGGTTACAAGTTCGACCCCAAGGTCTACATCCCCGCTGTGGCCGGCTACTACACCTCGCCCGCCGGCCAGATGCTGAGCTTCCCGTTCAACAGCTCCACCACCGTGTTCTATTACAACAAGGACGCTTTCAAAGCAGCCGGACTGGACACCGAAAAAGCCCCAGCCACCTGGGCTGAAGTCGCGCTGGCTGCGGCAAAACTCAAGGCCAGCGGCCACAAGTGCCCGATTTCCCTGTCCTGGCAAGGTTGGACCCAACTGGAGAGTTTCTCCGCATGGCACAACGTGGAATTTGCCAGCAAGCAAAACGGCTTGGCCGGGCTGGACGCCCGCATGAAGGTCAACACCCCCCTGCACATCCGCCACATCGAAAACTTGGCCAATATGGCCAAACAAGGCCTGTTTGTCTACAAGGGCCGTGGCAACGTACCTGAAGCCAGCTTTGTCTCGGGCGAGTGCGCCATGATGACCACGTCGAGCGGCTTCTACGGCAACGTCAAGAAGAACGCCAAGTTCGCCTTTGGCCTGGCTCCTCTGCCCTACTACCAGGACGTCCCCGGTGCACCACAAAACACGGTGATTGGTGGCGCCAGCCTGTGGGTCATGGCCGGCAAGAAGGCCGAGGAGTACAAAGGTATTGCCAAGTTCTTTGACTTCCTGTCCAAACCCGAAGTGCAGTCCGCCAGCCACAAGCGCACCGGCTACCTGCCCATCACCACTGCGGCTTACCAACTGACCGAGAAGTCTGGTTTCTACAAGGAAAACCCCGGCACCGACGTAGCCGTGACGCAGATGGTTCGCAAGGTGACCGACAAATCGCGCGGTATTCGCCTGGGCAACTATGTGCAGATTCGCGCCATCGAGGACGAAGAGCTGGAACAAGTCTGGGCTGGCAAAAAGACCGCCAAAGAAGCACTCGATGCCATCGTGAAACGCGGCAACGAGCAGTTGGAGCGGTTCGAAAAAGCCAACAAGTAA